In one Alnus glutinosa chromosome 12, dhAlnGlut1.1, whole genome shotgun sequence genomic region, the following are encoded:
- the LOC133851538 gene encoding methyl-CpG-binding domain-containing protein 4-like: protein MKPKSQGTPKTPSKKSGQTQSVSLYAAQCENCFKWRLIDTQEEFEEIRSKLIEEPFYCNRKPDVSCEDPADIEYDATRTWVIDKPNIPKTPAGFKRKLVLRKDFSKLDSYCTTPTGKTYRTRNEIAMFIKKYPEYKDVSPSDFDFGTPKVMEDTIPEYVWRKPSPNGSSKKRVRTPDDDV, encoded by the exons ATGAAACCCAAAAGCCAGGGAACTCCAAAAACCCCATCCAAG AAATCAGGGCAAACACAATCGGTTAGTCTATATGCTGCACAATGTGAAAATTGCTTTAAATGGAGGCTGATTGATACACAAGAAGAGTTTGAAGAGATTAGAAGTAAATTGATTGAGGAACCGTTTTATTGCAACAGAAAACCTGATGTTTCGTGTGAGGATCCTGCTGATATTGAGTATGATGCCACTCGAACTTGGGTCATTGACAAGCCTAACATCCCGAAGACCCCAGCAGGTTTTAAGAGAAAATTGGTGCTGAGAAAAGATTTCTCTAAATTGGATTCTTACTGTACTACACCCACAGGGAAAACATACCGAACCCGCAACGAGATTGcaatgtttattaaaaaatatccaGAGTACAAAGATGTGTCTCCTTCAGATTTCGATTTTGGTACCCCAAAGGTGATGGAAGACACCATTCCTGAGTATGTTTGGAGAAAGCCTTCTCCAAATGGTAGTAGTAAGAAAAGAGTTAGAACACCAGATGATGATGTTTGA